A window from Drosophila yakuba strain Tai18E2 chromosome 3L, Prin_Dyak_Tai18E2_2.1, whole genome shotgun sequence encodes these proteins:
- the LOC6533568 gene encoding inositol transporter 1 — protein MQTDRPSPDDGFHVVPIHSDAEQNIHSNSDRQRELILQNSQTSPCCNRDLRNQPQANAVGAAALIFLTGGMHIAWSIGFDSLVAELEVTNHVRVCWFIGAMMGALLGGFFSRWFPYKTLMEFCSLLTLTGGIVMAVNSMDLDALLAGRYMNGLANGLAIAPTLAMAGELSVFYKRGTTTSAAEQWPTTIGIFVQIVCSKSWDVQSEFTEEQFQGVFSGILGAIALLLAFLLSIESPVDLLEQGNEQGAIDALSRLQRPRAVTAATYDQVRDHRTYVEHHKSMGWRHALPALVRLSVLRVFYALSLSMIVAYTLAWTSTEVYGDSGGPYVLFGFLRLMGSFTTSFALDSLGRKIPLLLGLVISGGLACGLASRFAGSHLLTFWDNRMALWLLLIYQLFAGIAFAPSSSYLSEAFPRRIKRPCIAIPYILEMIVQLLICQVDFSAIDSSSSYVAVYFFSLGGLLLAGFLFSVWYMPETKDTTLLQAQFKFQEFVIPPA, from the exons ATGCAGACCGATCGGCCATCTCCAGACGATGGATTCCACGTCGTACCCATCCACAGTGATGCGGAGCAGAACATCCACAGCAACTCCGATCGCCAGCGGGAGCTGATCCTCCAGAACTCACAGACGAGTCCTTGCTGCAATCGGGATCTCCGCAATCAGCCGCAGGCCAATGCAGTTGGAGCTG CTGCACTTATATTCCTGACCGGTGGAATGCACATAGCATGGAGCATTGGCTTTGACAGTTTGGTTGCCGAACTGGAAGTTACCAACCATGTTCGAGTTTGCTGGTTTATAGGTGCCATGATGGGAGCCCTGCTCGGTGGATTTTTTAGCAGATGGTTTCCCTACAAAACATTAATG GAATTCTGTTCGCTGCTCACGCTCACAGGCGGCATAGTGATGGCGGTGAACAGCATGGATCTGGACGCCCTGCTGGCAGGGAGATATATGAATGGATTGGCCAACGGACTGGCCATCGCACCCACTTTGGCCATGGCAGGTGAGCTGTCAGTGTTCTACAAGAGGGGCACCACCACATCGGCGGCTGAACAGTGGCCCACAACGATTGGCATCTTTGTGCAGATCGTGTGCAGCAAGAGTTGGGATGTGCAGAGTGAATTCACGGAGGAGCAGTTTCAGGGCGTGTTTAGTGGCATCCTGGGCGCCATAGCCCTGCTCCTCGCCTTCCTGCTCTCCATCGAATCCCCGGTGGATCTGCTGGAGCAGGGCAATGAACAGGGTGCCATCGATGCTTTGAGCCGGCTTCAAAGACCGCGAGCTGTGACTGCTGCGACCTACGACCAAGTGAGGGATCATCGCACCTATGTGGAGCACCACAAATCAATGGGTTGGCGCCACGCCCTGCCCGCCCTCGTTCGCCTATCGGTGCTGAGGGTTTTCTATGCCCTCAGCTTGAGCATGATTGTGGCCTATACATTGGCATGGACGAGCACGGAGGTGTACGGCGATAGTGGTGGTCCATATGTGCTCTTTGGTTTCCTGCGACTGATGGGCAGCTTCACGACCTCCTTTGCCCTGGATTCCTTGGGCAGGAAGATACCCCTGCTCCTGGGTCTGGTCATTTCGGGAGGCCTGGCCTGCGGACTGGCCAGCAGATTCGCGGGCAGCCATCTACTCACATTCTGGGACAATCGGATGGCCCTGTGGCTGCTGCTCATCTACCAATTGTTCGCCGGCATAGCCTTTGCGCCCAGTTCATCCTATCTCTCGGAGGCCTTTCCACGTCGCATCAAAAGGCCTTGCATTGCTATCCCCTATATTCTGGAGATGATTGTCCAGCTGCTCATCTGCCAAGTGGATTTCAGCGCCATTGACAGCTCTAGCAGCTATGTGGCAGTGTACTTCTTCAGCCTGGGAGGCTTACTACTGGCGGGATTCCTTTTCAGTGTTTGGTACATGCCCGAAACGAAGGACACCACTCTCCTGCAAGCGCAGTTCAAGTTCCAGGAATTCGTAATCCCACCAGCCTGA
- the LOC6533567 gene encoding uncharacterized protein LOC6533567 encodes MPMLPTIEEEAKLSWIRLMWKYRLQFQSMASASIVFVGCGMRLAWSIFDTPAGKFLNNHNTHNLMMSWFIGAAVGALLAALFVQRVTKNVAYTSSGLLMIIAGILNVVLPQQFVAACYSSVSVGAAYGLTQIQALVTGSEVAHKSIRGMLLSCEKIFLWLGVCVQVFYTRVWHNLRPLDTQGYEMHIDQLHGIALAGLGLGAVILALAHRLESPILLLHQERDMAVGETLKALHGQSTTELVRLREDCRQLHSARDWERFVEEPEESEADWRVWARRVLPFFKVLLLRCFATLAVTLSYNRAFVVVSWHGLECDRNCMYWLAFAGLTGSVLGAFIVDWQGRRKLCSLSLFLAGVVIVMVGGVFNHLESVKRSFYDINLLVIALLMLLFEVIVAGGVAVPALIYTAEAFSIAHKARCLAGILVLEQLLQLGLLLATFEHCITVSVFFFTIGVLSFIVGLIAFMFMPETRQLTLYECLLKFKKVP; translated from the exons ATGCCCATGTTGCCAACAATTGAGGAAGAGGCCAAGTTGTCCTGGATACGCCTAATGTGGAAATACCGCCTTCAGTTCCAGTCCATGGCCTCGG CTTCGATTGTTTTCGTGGGCTGTGGAATGCGTTTGGCCTGGTCAATTTTTGATACTCCCGCTGGCAAGTTCTTAAACAACCATAATACCCACAATCTGATGATGAGTTGGTTTATTGGAGCTGCTGTGGGCGCCCTTTTGGCAGCCCTATTTGTGCAGCGTGTCACCAAAAATGTGGCATAT ACCTCCAGTGGCCTGCTGATGATCATAGCTGGCATTCTGAATGTGGTTCTTCCCCAGCAGTTCGTGGCCGCCTGCTACAGCAGCGTGAGTGTGGGCGCAGCCTATGGACTGACACAGATTCAGGCGCTGGTCACGGGATCCGAGGTGGCTCACAAATCGATTCGGGGAATGCTCCTCAGCTGCGAGAAGATATTCCTGTGGCtgggtgtgtgcgtgcagGTGTTCTACACCCGCGTGTGGCACAACCTGAGGCCATTGGATACGCAGGGATACGAGATGCACATTGATCAGTTGCATGGCATTGCGTTGGCTGGCCTGGGATTGGGTGCTGTTATCCTGGCGCTGGCTCATCGCCTGGAGTCACCAATACTACTGCTGCATCAGGAACGAGATATGGCTGTGGGTGAGACACTGAAAGCCCTGCATGGACAGTCCACCACCGAGTTGGTAAGATTGCGGGAGGACTGCCGGCAGCTGCACAGCGCTCGAGATTGGGAGCGCTTTGTGGAGGAGCCGGAGGAATCGGAGGCAGATTGGCGGGTATGGGCGCGACGTGTCCTGCCCTTCTTCAAGGTCCTGCTGCTGAGATGCTTTGCTACCCTGGCCGTGACCTTGAGCTATAATCGCGCATTTGTGGTGGTCAGTTGGCATGGCCTCGAGTGCGACAGGAACTGCATGTACTGGCTGGCATTCGCTGGCCTCACGGGCAGTGTCCTGGGAGCCTTCATAGTGGATTGGCAGGGTCGCCGGAAGCTCTGCTCCTTGTCCCTCTTCCTGGCCGGCGTTGTCATCGTaatggtgggtggtgtgttCAATCACCTAGAATCTGTCAAGAGATCCTTCTATGACATCAATTTACTGGTCATTGCCCTTCTGATGCTCCTATTCGAGGTGATAGTAgccgggggcgtggctgtgcCCGCCCTAATCTACACAGCCGAGGCCTTTAGCATCGCCCACAAAGCCAGATGCTTGGCTGGTATCCTAGTCCTGGAGCAGTTGCTCCAATTGGGTCTGCTTCTGGCCACCTTTGAGCACTGCATCACCGTCTCTGTGTTCTTCTTCACGATCGGTGTTCTTAGTTTTATTGTCGGCTTGATCGCATTTATGTTTATGCCAGAAACCAGGCAACTGACACTCTACGAGTGCCTGCTGAAGTTCAAGAAAGTTCCCTAA
- the LOC6533570 gene encoding solute carrier family 22 member 16, which produces MQNDKFAPPPTGFYPPPAQPGYSQPGYPQPGYPQPEYPQPGYPQPGHPQHITPAETYPGGAPPPPPMPPRDPPTRVEPPTGCCQRNQKNKPQSNAVGSAGLIFISGGMNIAWAIGFRGPIFYHSTKHNYIAWFIGAIIGALVTMALTNKVAKKYVLQFSSVLVAIGGLIIACTHNNGAGTTAACYLDGIANGLVFAPFMALVGEISVPYMRGLTSASLEQLCFGSGIFLQIIYVSSWSYSSYTPYNEFTSENMKGVLSTIYGVLALILGSLMTIESPVLMLANNDEQAAIDALRRLQKPAVLTEETYELLAEHKRYLAYNKDMSMGESISKALPTFIRLAYLRVLNAMSISSFVVITYSIAIIMSNNLAMANSWYLGFGLLRWLGTLIPSFSMESLGRKKPAVFGLLVSCGLAFAVGSQYNVYLNMSQVGVLIMIFEFFAGVAFSSNSAYLAEAYPMGVKQHFIGFTFITEIFVFLIISVCDVNIVYAYNYFYIMGAMYLAGFILGVLTLPETRRMTLLGAQEQFSKFVNFRF; this is translated from the exons ATGCAGAACGATAAGTTTGCCCCACCGCCAACGGGCTTCTATCCTCCGCCAGCACAGCCAGGATATTCTCAGCCAGGATATCCTCAGCCAGGATATCCTCAGCCAGAATATCCTCAGCCAGGATATCCTCAGCCAGGACATCCGCAACACATCACCCCTGCAGAGACATACCCAGGTGGTgccccaccaccaccgccaatGCCACCGAGGGATCCACCCACCCGAGTGGAACCACCAACAGGATGCTGTCAGCGCAACCAAAAGAACAAGCCACAATCCAATGCTGTGGGCTCAG CTGGTCTCATCTTCATCTCAGGAGGTATGAACATAGCGTGGGCAATTGGCTTCCGAGGCCCAATCTTTTACCATTCCACCAAGCACAATTACATTGCCTGGTTCATAGGCGCCATTATTGGAGCTTTGGTTACGATGGCGCTGACCAACAAGGTGGCCAAAAAATATGTGTTG CAATTTTCCTCAGTCCTGGTGGCCATCGGTGGCTTGATAATTGCCTGCACCCACAATAATGGAGCTGGAACCACAGCTGCTTGTTACCTAGATGGTATTGCCAATGGCCTGGTATTTGCTCCATTTATGGCCCTGGTCGGCGAGATCTCGGTGCCCTATATGAGGGGCCTGACCAGTGCCTCCTTGGAGCAATTGTGCTTCGGTAGCGGTATATTTCTTCAGATCATTTATGTCTCGAGTTGGTCATATTCTTCGTATACACCATACAATGAATTTACGTCCGAGAATATGAAAGGTGTGCTGAGCACAATCTACGGCGTTTTGGCCCTGATTTTGGGCTCACTTATGACCATCGAATCGCCGGTCCTGATGCTGGCCAACAACGACGAACAGGCGGCCATTGACGCACTGCGTCGGCTACAGAAGCCTGCGGTGCTAACTGAGGAAACTTACGAGCTGCTGGCGGAGCACAAACGTTACTTGGCCTACAACAAGGACATGTCGATGGGTGAAAGCATTTCCAAAGCCCTGCCCACCTTCATTCGACTGGCTTACCTACGAGTCCTGAATGCGATGAGCATCTCTAGCTTTGTGGTCATCACCTATTCAATTGCAATCATTATGTCCAATAACTTAGCAATGGCTAACTCCTGGTACTTGGGATTCGGCTTATTGCGCTGGCTGGGTACCCTTATTCCATCCTTCAGCATGGAGTCCTTGGGCCGAAAGAAACCTGCAGTTTTTGGCCTACTCGTAAGCTGCGGCTTGGCCTTCGCCGTGGGCTCACAGTACAATGTGTATTTGAATATGAGCCAAGTGGGCGTGTTAATAATGATCTTCGAGTTCTTTGCGGGAGTGGCCTTCTCGTCCAACTCGGCATACCTGGCAGAGGCATATCCCATGGGAGTTAAGCAGCACTTTATCGGTTTCACTTTCATTACCGAAATATTTGTCTTCCTCATCATAAGTGTGTGTGACGTTAATATAGTATATGCATACAACTACTTCTACATCATGGGGGCCATGTACCTGGCGGGATTCATTCTCGGAGTCCTTACTCTGCCGGAGACAAGAAGGATGACCCTGCTTGGCGCCCAGGAGCAGTTCAGCAAATTCGTCAATTTCCGCTTTTAA
- the LOC26535015 gene encoding uncharacterized protein LOC26535015 → MSPKKCEPPPVDSLTTTTTTNTTEKATFLRLGHKNHTQWTALGSASFILISGGMSLAWGAGFAVHSAHRDQLLQTVHMQIAWYATAVLGALFAAFYTHRLPLQPIYICASILVIASGTLFLAWPEYPGAIIAARYLDGLANGLAFVPALSTVGEISVNEIRGLLASTVEQLSSSTGILMQLIYTAVWQVDWNVAIVADQVHGVLSIIYGVIALALALTLCVESPVHLLMRSSEQRALVALRHLQRPYMVTSEMLLRLDEHKLYVAANREMCLGTTLQKGYPSVLKLLVLRLLGVLCLNSIICCALYETGNQLVSSLYAWPFVVFGLLRWCGCFFAVLLMDTTGRKKPTLFGIFSTGAFAIAYANLFGRTPHMITALVMLFSLQFFAGLGQCASAAYLTEGFPLRLKPHMVAVVYVIEQVARLLLCSFLLSIAGITAYFHCLGALSMVLFLLGIFCLPETRLVTLAEAQLKFSKWFNKDF, encoded by the exons ATGTCACCCAAGAAGTGCGAGCCGCCGCCCGTGGACTCActtaccaccaccaccaccaccaacaccacgGAAAAGGCCACCTTTCTTCGTCTGGGCCACAAGAACCACACCCAGTGGACCGCCCTCGGTTCTGCGTCCTTCATCCTAATCTCTGGCGGCATGAGTTTGGCATGGGGCGCCGGATTCGCCGTCCACTCCGCCCATCGGGATCAACTCCTGCAGACCGTGCACATGCAAATCGCCTGGTATGCAACTGCCGTGCTCGGAGCTCTTTTTGCGGCATTTTACACTCACCGACTGCCTCTGCAGCCCATTTAT ATTTGTGCCTCCATCTTGGTCATTGCATCCGGAACACTATTTCTGGCTTGGCCAGAGTATCCAGGTGCCATCATAGCCGCCAGGTATCTGGATGGATTGGCCAATGGACTGGCATTTGTTCCCGCGCTGAGTACTGTGGGCGAGATATCGGTGAACGAGATCCGTGGACTGTTGGCCTCCACGGTGGAGCAGCTCAGCTCCAGCACTGGCATCCTGATGCAGTTGATCTACACGGCCGTGTGGCAGGTGGACTGGAACGTGGCCATTGTGGCGGATCAGGTGCATGGAGTGCTCTCCATAATCTACGGTGTCATAGCCCTAGCTCTGGCCCTAACCCTCTGCGTGGAGTCACCCGTCCATCTCCTGATGCGATCCAGTGAGCAAAGGGCGTTGGTTGCCCTGAGGCATCTGCAAAGACCGTATATGGTGACCAGTGAAATGCTACTGAGATTGGATGAGCACAAACTGTATGTGGCCGCCAACAGGGAAATGTGTTTGGGCACGACTCTGCAGAAAGGGTATCCTTCGGTGCTTAAGCTTCTGGTCCTTCGATTGCTGGGTGTCCTGTGCCTGAACTCCATCATCTGCTGTGCTCTCTACGAAACCGGCAATCAGTTGGTGAGCTCTCTGTATGCATGGCCCTTTGTGGTCTTCGGGCTGCTCCGTTGGTGCGGATGCTTCTTTGCGGTGCTGCTGATGGACACCACTGGCCGGAAAAAGCCCACTCTCTTCGGCATCTTTTCCACCGGCGCCTTTGCCATTGCATATGCCAACTTATTTGGACGCACTCCTCACATGATCACCGCCTTGGTGATGCTCTTCAGTCTGCAGTTCTTCGCGGGACTGGGACAATGTGCCTCGGCGGCTTACCTCACTGAAGGCTTTCCTCTGCGACTAAAACCACATATGGTGGCTGTGGTATATGTAATAGAACAAGTCGCACGACTGCTCCTCTGCAGTTTTTTACTATCGATCGCAGGAATTACGGCCTACTTTCACTGCCTGGGAGCTCTTTCCATGGTGTTATTTCTTCTCGGGATCTTCTGCCTGCCGGAAACTAGACTAGTTACTTTGGCGGAGGCACAGCTCAAGTTTTCCAAGTGGTTCAACAAGGATTTTTAG
- the LOC6533569 gene encoding uncharacterized protein LOC6533569 yields MGNDKFSQQDPPPMGFASAPPQQGNPQQGNPQQGYPQHGYPQQGYPQQGYPQQGYRPSGYPQTGHSWNAPPPQSGFSGYPPPPQQGYPPQFYGAPPGYGSPHPPLPPNPPQQTTTVNNSWYSRNQKNKPQSNAVGAAGLIFVSGGMNIAWSIGFHGALYYKTTEHNFAAWFIGGIIGAVLSWFLINKVAKKYVLIFSSMLVMIGGILIASTKNSGNATLAACYLDGIANGLVFAPFMALAGEVSVSYMRGLVSASIDQMCFGLGIFLQIIYSSLWISTGYQSYSSFSAENMKGVLSIIYGFLALIIGSLLCIESPVIMLAKNNDEQGAIDALRRLQRPYTLTNETFEQLAEHKKYLAQNKDLSMGQSIGQALPTLIKLVLLRGLNAMSISKFVELGFVYSRANPYVYGSFSVGWFIGFGVCRWMGNFIATFCMESCGRKKPTLLGLIVCSVMSFVVAGQLNIFTYDTGNTIMLLVFELFAGIAFTATSPYLSEAFPLEVKQHFISFTFIAEMLVFIVLTLIRWSFSGGAIYFYVMGGLYLFGFFFGIVCLPETRRTTLREAQDKFSKFISLGF; encoded by the exons ATGGGAAACGACAAATTTTCACAACAGGATCCTCCGCCGATGGGCTTTGCATCTGCGCCACCACAGCAGGGAAATCCACAGCAAGGAAATCCACAGCAAGGATATCCACAGCATGGATATCCACAGCAGGGATATCCGCAGCAGGGATATCCACAGCAAGGATACCGCCCATCGGGATATCCTCAGACAGGACATTCCTGGAACGCCCCACCGCCACAGTCTGGATTTTCGGGttacccaccaccaccccagCAAGGATATCCCCCACAATTCTACGGAGCACCACCAGGCTACGGATCGCCACATCCACCACTACCTCCTAATCCGCCCCAGCAAACCACCACTGTCAATAACAGTTGGTACAGTCGTAATCAGAAGAACAAGCCACAATCTAATGCAGTTGGAGCAG CGGGTCTCATTTTCGTCTCTGGCGGCATGAACATTGCGTGGAGCATTGGATTCCATGGAGCACTCTACTATAAAACCACTGAGCACAATTTCGCCGCCTGGTTCATTGGTGGCATTATAGGAGCTGTGCTCAGCTGGTTTCTCATCAACAAAGTGGCCAAGAAGTATGTCCTG ATCTTCAGTTCGATGCTAGTGATGATTGGCGGAATACTGATTGCTAGTACGAAAAATAGTGGCAATGCCACGTTGGCGGCATGCTATCTGGATGGAATTGCCAACGGACTGGTGTTTGCTCCATTCATGGCCTTGGCCGGAGAGGTATCGGTGTCCTACATGAGGGGATTGGTCTCAGCCAGCATCGATCAGATGTGCTTTGGACTGGGCATCTTTCTGCAAATCATCTACAGCTCCCTGTGGATTTCGACGGGTTACCAGTCGTATAGCTCCTTCTCGGCGGAGAATATGAAGGGAGTGCTGAGCATTATATATGGATTCTTAGCCCTTATCATTGGCTCACTGCTGTGCATTGAATCTCCGGTGATAATGCTGGCCAAGAACAATGACGAGCAGGGAGCTATTGACGCACTGCGACGACTCCAGAGGCCGTATACATTGACCAACGAAACCTTCGAGCAGCTGGCGGAGCACAAGAAGTACTTGGCCCAGAACAAGGACCTTTCGATGGGTCAGAGCATCGGACAGGCTCTGCCCACCCTCATCAAACTCGTTCTACTTCGGGGCCTGAATGCCATGAGCATTTCCAAATTTGTCGAGCTTGGATTTGTGTATTCGCGTGCCAATCCGTATGTATATGGATCGTTTTCGGTGGGTTGGTTCATTGGATTCGGCGTTTGCCGCTGGATGGGCAACTTTATAGCCACGTTCTGCATGGAGTCCTGTGGACGCAAGAAGCCTACGCTTCTGGGTCTCATCGTTTGCAGTGTCATGTCCTTTGTGGTGGCAGGCCAGCTCAACATCTTTACCTACGATACCGGCAACACCATAATGTTGCTGGTCTTTGAACTCTTCGCCGGAATCGCCTTTACAGCCACATCGCCATACCTTTCGGAGGCCTTTCCACTCGAAGTAAAGCAGCACTTTATATCCTTCACCTTCATTGCCGAGATGCTGGTCTTCATTGTGTTGACCTTGATCAGATGGAGCTTTTCTGGCGGAGCCATCTACTTCTATGTGATGGGAGGACTCTATCTGTTTGGCTTCTTCTTCGGCATCGTTTGCCTGCCGGAAACCAGAAGGACCACTTTGAGAGAGGCCCAGGATAAGTTCAGCAAATTCATCAGCTTGGGTTTCTAG